Proteins encoded together in one Polaribacter reichenbachii window:
- a CDS encoding helix-turn-helix domain-containing protein, which translates to MKDEDKQRSDRVIKVFKDTGLNQRQFSELIGVSQQLISAVVNYTKKPNETILLAIIDNIEGIDPMWLFTGNGKYKNNYVPLKVQSPIEQHIKNIVMKQFEELSKDIVQKLSNIEDSVKNSN; encoded by the coding sequence ATGAAAGATGAAGATAAACAACGTTCTGATAGAGTAATAAAGGTTTTTAAAGATACTGGATTAAATCAAAGACAGTTTTCGGAACTGATTGGAGTTTCGCAACAATTGATAAGTGCAGTGGTTAATTATACAAAAAAACCTAATGAAACTATTTTGCTTGCTATTATAGATAATATAGAAGGTATAGACCCAATGTGGTTATTTACTGGCAATGGAAAATATAAAAATAATTATGTCCCCCTAAAAGTTCAATCCCCTATTGAACAGCATATAAAAAACATAGTTATGAAACAATTTGAAGAGTTGTCTAAAGACATTGTTCAAAAACTATCAAATATTGAAGATTCTGTTAAGAATTCTAATTAG
- the bshB1 gene encoding bacillithiol biosynthesis deacetylase BshB1 has translation MKLDILAFGAHPDDVELGSGATIAKEISLGKKVGIVDLTRGELGTRGSAAIRDIEAKNAANILGVSVRENLGFADGFFVNDRKHQLEIIKMIRKYQPEIVLCNAIDDRHIDHSKGSKLVSDACFLSGLLKIETTVEGKLQEKWRPKYVYHYIQWKNIEPDFVVDVTGFMEIKEKSVLAYSSQFFDPTSNEPETPITSKNFTESINYRAKDLGRLIGVDFAEGFTSERYVAVENLSKLI, from the coding sequence ATGAAATTAGATATTTTAGCATTTGGAGCTCATCCTGATGATGTAGAATTAGGAAGTGGAGCAACAATTGCCAAAGAAATTTCTTTAGGTAAAAAAGTAGGAATTGTAGATTTAACCAGAGGTGAATTAGGTACACGTGGTTCTGCTGCAATAAGAGATATAGAAGCCAAAAATGCTGCAAATATTTTAGGAGTTTCTGTAAGAGAAAACTTAGGTTTTGCAGACGGATTCTTTGTTAACGATAGAAAACATCAGCTCGAGATTATAAAAATGATTCGAAAATATCAACCAGAAATTGTGTTGTGTAACGCTATAGATGATAGGCATATAGATCATTCTAAAGGAAGTAAGTTAGTTTCTGATGCTTGTTTTTTAAGCGGATTGTTAAAAATTGAAACCACAGTAGAAGGGAAGCTTCAAGAAAAATGGAGACCTAAGTATGTATATCATTATATACAATGGAAAAATATTGAGCCAGATTTTGTTGTTGATGTTACTGGCTTTATGGAAATCAAAGAAAAATCGGTATTGGCATATAGTTCTCAGTTTTTCGATCCAACAAGTAACGAGCCAGAAACACCAATAACCAGCAAAAATTTTACAGAAAGTATAAATTACAGAGCAAAAGATTTAGGAAGGTTAATTGGGGTAGATTTTGCAGAAGGCTTTACGTCAGAACGTTATGTAGCTGTAGAAAATTTAAGTAAATTAATTTAA
- a CDS encoding helix-turn-helix domain-containing protein, which produces MLVPHAMKIEDKKRSDRVISVFNDSGLNQRQFAELIGVSQQLVSAVINYTKKPNEAILLAIIDKIKGIDPMWLLTGVGSEKNNYEPLEVESPIELHIKNIVRKEFEELSVDILQKLSNIEDSVKNSN; this is translated from the coding sequence GTGTTAGTCCCTCACGCTATGAAAATTGAAGATAAAAAACGTTCTGATAGAGTAATTTCAGTATTTAATGATTCTGGATTAAACCAAAGACAGTTTGCTGAACTCATTGGAGTATCACAACAGTTAGTAAGTGCAGTAATTAATTATACTAAGAAGCCAAATGAAGCTATTTTACTCGCTATTATTGATAAAATAAAAGGAATTGATCCAATGTGGTTGTTAACCGGTGTTGGTTCTGAAAAGAATAACTATGAACCCCTAGAAGTAGAATCCCCTATTGAGCTTCATATAAAAAACATAGTTAGAAAGGAGTTTGAAGAATTGTCTGTAGACATCCTTCAAAAACTATCAAATATTGAAGATTCTGTTAAGAATTCTAATTAA
- a CDS encoding LytR/AlgR family response regulator transcription factor yields the protein MKKFTSFVVDDIPEALEMLSNDIERNHPEIEIIGKASSVVEASKQLQTLKPDLLFLDIMLGDGTGFDILEIVPNLNTKVIFVTASDEFAIKAFKFAAIDYILKPYSINELTNAIAKAKDQIQPRQKQLSVLKQLVTQPTEKPKRLSLHTSEKIIIVDIENIVRCKSDNNYTTFYLLDNTKILVSKTLKYYSDILKEVNFLRVHQSHLVNKSFIKEFIKSDGGYLILTDSSNIPVSARKKTEIIAALKK from the coding sequence ATGAAAAAGTTTACATCATTTGTGGTAGATGATATTCCTGAAGCTTTAGAAATGTTATCTAATGATATTGAAAGAAACCATCCAGAAATAGAAATTATAGGTAAAGCTTCTAGTGTGGTAGAGGCTTCTAAGCAATTACAAACACTAAAACCAGATTTACTTTTTCTAGATATTATGTTAGGTGATGGTACTGGTTTTGATATTTTAGAAATTGTACCCAACTTAAATACTAAGGTAATATTTGTTACTGCAAGCGATGAATTTGCTATTAAAGCTTTTAAATTTGCTGCAATAGATTATATACTTAAACCCTACTCTATTAACGAATTAACAAACGCAATTGCCAAAGCTAAAGATCAAATTCAACCAAGACAAAAACAATTAAGTGTTTTAAAACAGTTAGTTACACAACCTACAGAAAAACCAAAAAGACTTTCACTGCATACATCAGAAAAGATTATTATTGTTGATATTGAGAATATAGTAAGATGTAAGTCTGATAATAACTACACAACCTTCTATTTACTAGATAACACTAAAATTCTTGTTTCTAAAACCTTAAAGTACTACTCAGACATCTTAAAAGAGGTTAATTTTTTACGTGTTCATCAGAGTCATTTAGTAAATAAGAGCTTCATTAAGGAATTTATCAAGTCTGATGGAGGTTATTTAATATTAACTGATTCTTCTAACATCCCTGTGTCAGCAAGGAAAAAGACAGAAATCATTGCTGCTTTAAAAAAATAA